A genomic region of Anopheles coustani chromosome 3, idAnoCousDA_361_x.2, whole genome shotgun sequence contains the following coding sequences:
- the LOC131263080 gene encoding uncharacterized protein LOC131263080, with protein MVRLLILCSFVLIPVVFGAPTVHLQNEFYESATVPSTPDKNAVALDNRGSFNQIHRIPEKPHIVEPTWITVTMPPSLPGQFGHSGQPPIMQPYYTYIPVPPLNQPWSGPWPTYHPPMPVLPPLPSNQLCNQPSNAYRVTY; from the exons ATGgttcgtttgttgattttgtgttCTTTCGTGCTGATTCCGGTGGTCTTCGGTGCTCCCACTGTG CACCTACAGAATGAGTTCTACGAAAGTGCGACGGTTCCATCAACTCCCGACAAGAACGCTGTGGCGCTCGATAACCGAGGATCGTTCAACCAAATTCATCGAATTCCAGAAAAACCTCACATTGTGGAACCAACGTGGATCACCGTCACGATGCCACCGTCCCTGCCCGGCCAGTTCGGCCATTCCGGCCAGCCACCGATAATGCAGCCGTACTACACCTACATTCCCGTTCCACCGCTAAATCAGCCATGGTCCGGACCGTGGCCCACGTACCATCCACCCATGCCGGTGCTTCCTCCACTGCCAAGCAATCAGCTCTGTAACCAACCATCGAACGCTTATCGTGTGACATACTAA